The region TTTATCGCTTCGTCGGCAATTTCATCAAGTTCGCCAACATCTTTTTTCAAGAGGTAGTGTTGTTGTGCTACTGCCGATAAGTTTGAAATCGTGTAATAGAGCGCAAGCGCGCCTGGCAACCCTACCATAATCATAAACATCATAACCGGCATAAATTTCATCATGCCGCGCGTCATTGCGCTGCTCATCTCGCTCGGGTCAGCTTGTTTGCCGTCTGCTGCCTCCGCCATAAGATCGCGCAGTTTTTTGCCTTTGCTATCTGCCGGCATAGTTTGTCTCGACATAACATACTGCGTCAGTGCCGAAATCACCGCTAGGGCAAGGAGCACCAAATCAACGCTACCGTTGCTAAACGTTGTTTTCGTCAAATCAATAAACCCAAGCATCGTGTGATTAAAGTTCTCGGGGTGCTCAATCACCGCTTTGATCGCATCAATATGCTTAAACGGCTCGTAAATATGCTGCGCTACCTGATCGCGGTGCAAGGTAATGACACGGATCACCTGGAATAATGCGATGAAAATCGGCAGCTGGATAATTAAAATGAAAATAGAGCGCAGCGGCTTAATGCCGTAGCGCTTGTACAGCTCCATCTGTTGCAGCGCTTCAATTTGCTTATTACCCTTAGCGTTTTTCTTAATTTTCGCTAATTCCGGCTGCAATTTGCGCATCGCTTTTGTTTGGTGCAACTGGTTTTTCACGAGCGGATACATTAACAGACGTACGATAATTGTAAAAATAATGAGCGCAACACCGAAATCGCCGCCAGGCACGGCACTGTAAATGAGCATCAGCGCATTGAAAATCGGATTTACTACGATCGTCTCAAACAAAACATCTCTCCTCGTCGTATTATCTAGTGTAAGTATACCATCTTTTCGCCGCTTTAC is a window of Candidatus Saccharimonadaceae bacterium ML1 DNA encoding:
- the yidC gene encoding membrane protein insertase YidC, yielding MFETIVVNPIFNALMLIYSAVPGGDFGVALIIFTIIVRLLMYPLVKNQLHQTKAMRKLQPELAKIKKNAKGNKQIEALQQMELYKRYGIKPLRSIFILIIQLPIFIALFQVIRVITLHRDQVAQHIYEPFKHIDAIKAVIEHPENFNHTMLGFIDLTKTTFSNGSVDLVLLALAVISALTQYVMSRQTMPADSKGKKLRDLMAEAADGKQADPSEMSSAMTRGMMKFMPVMMFMIMVGLPGALALYYTISNLSAVAQQHYLLKKDVGELDEIADEAIKTKKSSTKGEKNQRKKTGAERAKQAREGHVTRIKAKG